Proteins encoded together in one Lathyrus oleraceus cultivar Zhongwan6 chromosome 5, CAAS_Psat_ZW6_1.0, whole genome shotgun sequence window:
- the LOC127079141 gene encoding uncharacterized protein LOC127079141 yields MDYNKRNTLKYSFKNFKLDDLRKLGALVEDQEGFKDKYGRLLSLLRIQVKDGLLSTLLQFYDPDYHCFTFPDYQLLPTLEEYSQLVGLPIMDKSPFPFLEKDPKEEDIAKAICLKVSDIKGNMIAKGGTVRLPTHFLIKKAQYYADHLSMPTFETILALLIYGMLLFPSFEGFVDINAIKIFMKNNPVPTLLGNTYHSIHLRNFHGGGMITCCVPLLYKWFISHLPKSFLSLDKGFWSPRVMALTHSDIVWYNRVYDGILIIDSCGDFANVPLLGFNGGISYNPVLARRQLGYPLKEPPKSVHVEKIFFKGDKELQDQIVSAWRHLHKKGKESLGKPNCVSMEPYLRWVRERAIKLKMPYPRQDPLPPRREHVLVFMSEAEKLEIALKRSQHEAETWKNKYQVIVSENEELQKQLQAKNEEVLSYKKRRIYEDLFSSDSPPTR; encoded by the coding sequence ATGGATTACAATAAGAGAAACACCTTGAAATACTCTTTTAAGAATTTTAAGTTGGATGACCTAAGGAAGCTAGGAGCTTTGGTTGAAGATCAAGAGGGGTTCAAGGACAAGTACGGAAGGCTATTATCCTTATTGAGAATCCAAGTGAAGGATGGGCTTCTTTCTACATTactacagttctatgatccggatTACCATTGTTTCACGTTCCCAGATTATCAGCTATTACCTACCTTAGAAGAGTACTCTCAGTTGGTGGGGTTACCTATTATGGATAAGTCTCCGTTCCCTTTCTTAGAGAAGGACCCTAAAGAGGAAGACATTGCTAAAGCCATATGCTTAAAGGTGTCCGACATCAAAGGCAATATGATCGCCAAAGGCGGAACTGTAAGGTTACCTACGCATTTCTTAATCAAGAAAGCCCAATATTATGCCGATCATTTAAGCATGCCTACCTTTGAAACAATCCTTGCTTTGCTTATTTATGGAATGCTACTCTTCCCAAGTTTTGAAGGATTCGTTGACATTAACGCCATCAAAATATTCATGAAGAACAATCCCGTACCAACGTTATTGGGTAACACTTATCATTCCATACATCTCCGGAATTTTCATGGTGGAGGAATGATCACCTGTTGCGTGCCTTTattatacaagtggtttatttcgcacttgcccAAGTCTTTTTTGAGTCTTGACAAGGGATTTTGGTCACCAAGGGTCATGGCGCTGACACACTCGGACATCGTTTGGTataatcgtgtgtatgatggaATACTAATTATCGACAGCTGTGGAGACTTTGCCAACGTACCTTTACTTGGTTTTAATGGAGGAATCAGCTACAATCCAGTCCTAGCTCGCCGACAGTTAGGGTATCCCTTGAAAGAACCGCCTAAAAGTGTTCATGTGGAGAAAATCTTCTTTAAGGGTGACAAAGAACTTCAAGATCAGATTGTATCCGCTTGGCGTCATTTGCACAAGAAAGGCAAAGAAAGTTTAGGAAAGCCGAATTGTGTGTCTATGGAACCCTATCTTCGTTGGGTCCGGGAAAGAGCCATCAAGCTGAAGATGCCTTATCCTCGCCAAGATCCTTTACCTCCGAGAAGAGAACATGTTTTAGTATTCATGTCTGAAGCTGAAAAGTTGGAAATCGCTTTGAAGAGATCACAACATGAGGCAGAAACGTGGAAAAATAAATATCAGGTTATCGTCAGTGAGAATGAAGAGCTACAAAAGCAGCTGCAGGCGAAGAATGAAGAAGTGCTTTCCTACAAAAAGAGAAGAATCTACGAGGATTTATTTTCCTCCGACTCTCCTCCTACTCGTTGA
- the LOC127079142 gene encoding uncharacterized protein LOC127079142, whose translation MEEHAQEMDRVNNELADLRGNVGTIMELLQVINAKMDTQPTVVSEINTTAAVDPPVVSVENPFPYGLSQSFIHPPVVTSVQQTMSVAQNGQQAMPVIHNVQQTVPLVPEPPKVVPTFTQANVHTRVQPYLNEPVYEILDDNDEGYQPRDRLREEVVTIDKRLRKMEGDQIFGVAARDICLVSGLVIPPKFKTPNFDCYEGTTCPKSHLIMYYHRMAAHVENDKLMIHCFQDSLKGASSKWYLTLDQSHIKSFQDLSDAFIKHYKYNMDLAPDRRQLLSMTQKSSETFKEYAQRWREIASQVEPPLTDKELADWFVDTVRPEFYERMVGSVTTNFADIVVVGVNVELAMKSGKMSSGSSSMSSKDQAKKTSVNPQRKKEGETHAVSSDRRRNRQYQYPPQYAQPQGYPVQYAPPPYVAAVAPSFNQQAPQAPVYQPMQQVPGYPPPVYPPPNYQQASNAQASQQPRNQAPRQNAPRRLYKTCPPIPMTFTELYPYLVQRGLVTTRALGPPPNPLPANYNAAAHCLFHEGAPGHDLENCYALKNLVRDLMEKKILSFNDPPPNV comes from the coding sequence ATGGAAGAGCACGCTCAAGAGATGGATCGCGTTAACAACGAGCTAGCAGACCTTCGAGGGAATGTAGGAACGATTATGGAACTACTTCAGGTTATCAATGCAAAGATGGATACTCAGCCTACTGTGGTCTCTGAGATCAACACTACCGCTGCCGTAGATCCGCCGGTTGTTTCAGTTGAGAACCCGTTTCCTTATGGTCTTTCGCAGAGTTTCATACATCCGCCTGTTGTTACGTCAGTTCAACAAACTATGTCGGTTGCACAAAATGGTCAACAAGCCATGCCGGTTATACATAACGTTCAACAGACTGTGCCTTTGGTTCCCGAGCCTCCAAAGGTGGTCCCTACCTTCACACAAGCTAATGTCCATACTCGGGTGCAGCCTTATCTTAATGAGCCTGTTTATGAAATTCTGGATGATAATGATGAAGGTTACCAGCCGCGTGATAGGCTCCGCGAGGAGGTTGTTACTATTGATAAAAGATTAAGAAAGATGGAAGGAGACCAGATCTTTGGTGTTGCTGCTAGAGACATCTGTTTGGTTTCCGGTTTAGTTATTCCGCCAAAGTTCAAGACTCCGAACTTTGACTGCTATGAAGGGACTACATGTCCGAAAAGCCATTTGATAATGTACTACCATAGGATGGCTGCCCATGTGGAAAATGACAAGTTGATGATCCACTGTTTTCAAGACAGTCTGAAAGGTGCCTCGTCAAAGTGGTATTTAACATTGGACCAATCTCACATCAAGTCTTTTCAAGATTTATCTGACGCTTTCATTAAGCActataagtacaacatggactTGGCTCCTGACAGGAGACAACTTTTGAGTATGACGCAGAAAAGTTCTGAGACctttaaggaatacgcccagcGATGGAGGGAAATTGCTTCCCAGGTTGAACCTCCATTGACTGATAAAGAATTAGCTGACTGGTTTGTTGACACCGTTCGTCCTGAGTTCTACGAAAGGATGGTGGGTAGTGTAACCACGAATTTCgctgatattgttgttgttggaGTAAATGTTGAATTAGCTATGAAGAGTGGAAAGATGTCCAGTGGTTCTAGCAGTATGAGTTCGAAGGACCAAGCTAAGAAGACTTCCGTCAATCCTCAGAGaaagaaggagggagagactcATGCTGTGTCTTCAGATAGGAGAAGGAATAGGCAGTATCAATATCCGCCACAGTATGCCCAACCACAGGGGTACCCGGTTCAGTATGCACCACCGCCATACGTGGCTGCTGTTGCACCATCTTTCAACCAACAAGCTCCACAAGCGCCCGTTTATCAGCCCATGCAACAGGTTCCTGGTTATCCGCCTCCGGTTTATCCTCCTCCGAATTATCAACAAGCATCCAACGCTCAGGCGAGTCAACAACCGAGGAACCAGGCACCTCGCCAGAATGCTCCAAGGAGACTATACAAGACTTGTCCACCGATTCCGATGACATTCACCGAGTTGTATCCTTACTTAGTGCAACGCGGTTTGGTCACTACTCGAGCTTTGGGACCGCCTCCGAATCCTTTGCCAGCCAACTACAACGCCGCCGCTCATTGTTTATTTCATGAGGGTGCGCCAGGTCACGATTTGGAGAACTGTTATGCTTTGAAAAACCTTGTGAGGGATCTGATGGAAAAGAAGATTCTGTCATTCAACGATCCGCCGCCCAATGTCTAA
- the LOC127079143 gene encoding uncharacterized protein LOC127079143 — MDPIKYIFEKPAQTGRLACWHMLLSEYDIQYVPQKAIKGSILSDYLADQPVEDYEPLKFDFPDEDILLIKRDYEEPGPEEGPEPGLWWRMMFDGSSNYSGHGIGADLMNPKGGFTPFTARLDFECTNNVAEYEACILGLEAAIDLRIKLLKVSGDSALVIYQVKGKWETKHENLIPYRAYIIELIKYFDEIKFEHVPRSENHVADALAMLASMWKVKLVNEAPLIRIERRTEPAYCQVVEENEVDEKPWFHDIKNYVLKQEYPEGASCLDKKTLRRLASRFFISNGVLYKRSYDMVLLRCVDKHEADMLLQEIHEGTFGTHANGYAMSKKMLRAGYYWLTMEFDCIQYARKCPKCQIYADKMHVPPAPLNWVEAASYANVTKQVVARFIKREIICRYGIPSRIITDNGTNLNNKTMKELCDNFKIAHHNSSPYRPKMNGAVEAANKNIKKILQKMVKTYKDWHEMLPFALHGYRTTVRTSTGATPFSLVYGMDVVLPIEVELPSLRVLREAKLDEAEWVQDRFDQLNLIDEKRLTAMCHGQLYQKWMKRAFDKKV, encoded by the exons atggatccaataaagtacatttTCGAAAAGCCGGCTCAAACGGGGAGGCTTGCCTGTTGGCACATGTTGCTATCGGAATATGACATCCAGTACGTACCgcagaaagctatcaaaggaagTATTTTATCAGATTATCTGGCAGATCAGCCCGTAGAAGATTATGAGCCTCTCAagttcgactttcctgatgaagacatcCTATTGATTAAGAGAGATTATGAAGAGCCAGGTCCTGAGGAAGGTCCGGAACCGGGTCTCTGGTGGAGGATGATGTTTGATGGTTCTTCAAATTACAGTGGGCATGGTATAGGCGCAGATCTGATGAATCCGAAAGGTGGGTTCACcccttttacagcaaggttagactttgaatgtacaaacaatgTCGCAGAGTATGAAGCATGCATTCTTGGCCTTGAAGCAGCTATCGACCTCCGAATCAAACTTCTCAAGGTAAgtggagattcagccttggttaTTTATCAAGTAAAGGGTAAATGGGAGACGAAGCACGAGAATTTAATCCCTTATAGAGCCTACATCATCGAGTTGATTAAGTATTTTGACGAGATCAAGTTCGAACATGTTCCGAGATCTGAGAATCATGTGGCTGATGCTTTAGCCATGTTAGCATCCATGTGGAAGGTCAAATTGGTCaatgaagcacctctcattcGAATTGAACGCAGGACCGAGCCCGCGTACTGTCAGGTGGTCGAAGAAAACGAGGTGGATGAAAAGCCCTGGTTTCATGATATTAAGAATTATGTGCTCAAACAGGAGTATCCCGAGGGTGCTTCCTGTCTTGacaagaagacattgagaagACTGGCATCCCGTTTCTTCATCAGTAATGGTGTGTTATACAAAAGAAGTtacgacatggttttgctcagatgtgttgacaagCATGAAGCAGACATGTTACTTCAGGAGATTCATGAGGGAACCTTTGGGACTCATGCCAATGGTTATGCGATGTCTAAAAAGATGTTAAGAGCTGGATATTACTGGTTAACGATGGAGTTTGACTGTATCCAATACGCCCGGAAGTGTCCCAAGTGCCAGATCTACGCTGACAAAATGCATGTTCCTCCTGCACCGTTGAAC tgggtagaagctgCTTCCTACGCCAATGTGACCAAACAGGTGGTTGCTCGCTTCATCAAGAGGGAGATTATCTGCCGCTATGGAATTCCGAGCCGAATCATAACTGACAATGGTaccaatctgaataacaagacTATGAAAGAGTTGTGTGACAACTTCAAGATTGCGCACCACAATTCATCTCCTTACCGTCCTAAGATGAATGgagctgttgaagctgcgaacaagaacatcaaaaagatccTACAAAAGATGGTTAAGacttacaaggattggcatgagatgttaccattcgctttgcatggatacaGAACTACTGTTCGGACTTCAACAggggcaacacctttctcacTAGTATATGGAATGGATGTCGTCCTCCCCATTGAAGTTGAGCTACCTTCCTTAAGGGTATTGAGGGAAGCCAAGCTAGATGAAGCCGAGTGGGTTCAAGACAGGTTCGACCAGCTAAACCTCATCGACGAGAAGCGTTTGACGGCtatgtgccatggtcagctatACCAGAAATGGATGAAGAGAGCCTTCGACAAGAAAGTCTGA